GGTGACGGTGCTCAGTTGCGAGCGCCTGTACCCGGGGCGCCTGAGCGCGACTCCGGAAATGCTCAAGCAGGCACGTAGTGAGTGGGAGTGGCTGGTGCAGATGCTGGCCGCACGCAGTGGCGAGTCGGCGCCGGCGGCAGGCTGGGTGCGCTATGTCGATATGGCTCGGGAGGCCGAGCAGCCGCGTAACTGGCAGGAGCTGTGCGTGACCCGGGTGCTGGGCAACCGCAGTACCGTGGTCGATGGCCGGGTCGGTGGCGAGAGCATCAGTTACGAGGATTTCTATCGGGAGTGGCTGTCGGTACGCAAGTTTTCGGCGGTGGAGCAGCGGCTGATGCCTCAGCGCATCGACAGCTGGCCGCGGCGGGTGCAACTGGTGCCGGTGGTCCTTGACTTTGAGGGCGATGGCGAGGCACTTGCTCGGACTCTGGACAGCATTGATGGTCAGTTGTTCGCGCCTGCCGCGGTGCTGGTGTTGTCGGTGGGCGAAGAGCAGGTGCGTGATCGGGTTCTGCATCAGTCTCTGCGAGGCGACTGGGTGCAGCAGCTCAATGAGCTGGTGCCGCAGTTGGAAGGTTGCGACTGGTTCTATCTGCTGCAGGCTGGTGATCGCCTGCAGGAGTCGGCACTGTTGATCCTTGCCGAGCGCATCGCCAATACCCCGGCCATGTTCTGTGCCTACAGCGATGAAGGCGCGTTGGTAGAGGGTGAGTCGTCGGAGCCGGTGTTCAAGCCCGACTTCAACCTCGACCTGATGCGCTCCTATCCCTATGTCGGTCGCGCCCTGGCTTTTTCTCGCGAGCGTTTCATGGCCGAGGGCGGTTTCGACCCGGTCCGTGGCGAGCTGGCGCCCCAGGATCTGCTGTGGCGGATGGTGGAGGCGGCCGGGCCGCAGACCATCGAGCACATTGCCGATATCCAGCTGGAGTCCGAGTTCAGCTTCGCCCAGTGGTTGTCCCGCCCTCAGGTGATCGAGGCCAGTGAAGGGCTGGTGGCGGCGCATTTGCAGCGCATCGGCGTGGAGCACCGGATTGTTCATGATGATCTGCCGCTGCTCAACCGCATTGATTACCTGCATGCTAGCCGACCGTTGGTGTCGATCATCCTGCCGTGCGGTGACTCCCTGGCGACCCTGCAGCGCTGTGTGGAAAGCCTGATCGAGCAGACGGCCTACAACCACTATGAAATTGTGCTGATGGATGCCGGCAGTCGCGACCCGGCCATGGCCGACTGGCTGACAGCCATGGCCCAGTTGGGTGGTGCCATGCTGCGAGTTCTGCCTTATGTCGGTCCGCACAGCCATGCTGCGCTGATCAACAGTGCGGCGAGCCAGGCGCGTGGCGACTACCTTTTGCTGCTCAGCCCGAGGGCGCTTATCTGCAGTGGCGACTGGCTGGATGAGCTGCTTAATCAGGCCCAGCGTCCGGAGGTGGGCGTGGTGGGGGCACGGATCCTGGCGACTGATGGTTCCATTCTCCATGCCGGTCAGGTGCTGGGTATGGCTGGGCCTGTGAGTTCGCCTTTTGTCGGCGAAGCCATGGACGCCAGGGGCTACATGCAACGACTGCAAGTGGTACAGAACTGGAGTGCGGTCAGTGACGATTGCCTGATGGTGCGCAAGGAGGTCTTTGCCAGCCTGGGCGGCCTGGATGAGCAGGCCTTCGCCGGCGAATTGGGGGCGACCGATCTGTGTCTGCGGGTCGATCGCAATGGCTATCTGGTGGTCTGGACGCCTCATGCCACCCTGATGCTGCGACCAGCATCGCCTGCCGTTGACGACAGCGAGCGCCAGCTGGTCCGCGAGGCCGAGCAGGAGCGCTTCTATCAGCAGTGGATGGCGAAGATCGCTCGCGATCCGGCCTATAACCCGGCCCTTAGCCTG
This genomic stretch from Pseudomonas sp. Os17 harbors:
- a CDS encoding glycosyltransferase — protein: MNQAPLVSIVIPAFNPRFFSQALDSALAQTYQPLEIVICDDSADDQIQRIVEAIVEPAHPVRYLRNPQRLGLQKNVLRCVEEARGELIKVLCDDDRLFAPSIALQAPVLIDNPDINLVCALRVFSDAGNFILPPRVDNCRFTYNDAVLKGEDMLAILESTPRNFLGNFSSALMRRADVLELLPALIQEGAGFVALLDFALFICLMRRGNLAALVTVLSCERLYPGRLSATPEMLKQARSEWEWLVQMLAARSGESAPAAGWVRYVDMAREAEQPRNWQELCVTRVLGNRSTVVDGRVGGESISYEDFYREWLSVRKFSAVEQRLMPQRIDSWPRRVQLVPVVLDFEGDGEALARTLDSIDGQLFAPAAVLVLSVGEEQVRDRVLHQSLRGDWVQQLNELVPQLEGCDWFYLLQAGDRLQESALLILAERIANTPAMFCAYSDEGALVEGESSEPVFKPDFNLDLMRSYPYVGRALAFSRERFMAEGGFDPVRGELAPQDLLWRMVEAAGPQTIEHIADIQLESEFSFAQWLSRPQVIEASEGLVAAHLQRIGVEHRIVHDDLPLLNRIDYLHASRPLVSIILPCGDSLATLQRCVESLIEQTAYNHYEIVLMDAGSRDPAMADWLTAMAQLGGAMLRVLPYVGPHSHAALINSAASQARGDYLLLLSPRALICSGDWLDELLNQAQRPEVGVVGARILATDGSILHAGQVLGMAGPVSSPFVGEAMDARGYMQRLQVVQNWSAVSDDCLMVRKEVFASLGGLDEQAFAGELGATDLCLRVDRNGYLVVWTPHATLMLRPASPAVDDSERQLVREAEQERFYQQWMAKIARDPAYNPALSLGYSSFSLEPSLRNNWNPFCSRALPLILGLPVNSSAVGHYRVTGPLAALEEAGRVIARVAYESPSTVDIERLSPDTIILQCRYSEGAASDILRMKKYSSALRVFELDDYIVSAPKKNTHARNKPVNTEQMLREGIGLCDRVVVTTQPLADALSSMHSDIRVVPNMLALDPWASLTSRRGTSSKPRVGWGGGTSHTGDLEIIAEVVRELANEVEWVFFGMCPDDLRPYVHEFHSLTSLQSYPFKLASLNLDLALAPLEFHIFNDCKSNLRLLEYGACGYPVICTDTEAYRGFLPCTKVRSNSTEEWLQAIRMHLSDPAASYRMGDELREAVHRDFMLRDDNLRHWLWGWLAD